The following coding sequences lie in one Lolium perenne isolate Kyuss_39 chromosome 2, Kyuss_2.0, whole genome shotgun sequence genomic window:
- the LOC127331882 gene encoding G-type lectin S-receptor-like serine/threonine-protein kinase At1g61430, translated as MPMYWLPVYAILLFLSWPVLLFASDHRLIPGKPLFPGSVLISQDGVFALGIFSTSSNHSYMGIWYNSIPEFTVVWVSNRAAPITDLSSANLAVTIGSNLVLSDSNGCVLWTTHSSISVVNSSISAEAMLDNSGNFILRSSAAGSSAVLWQSFDHPTNTLLPGMNLRLSHKMHPLQHLVSWKGQQDPSPGEYSYGADPDNFLQRFIWHGSAPHWRSPVWTNYLLRVSYDMDGIKSSMYMPLHHDGDEVYMSFGKLTGSFGVLLRMEIDYSGKVSILAWESNMSVWKALYTENEEHDCSIYGYCGPYGYCNNTEAVPGTCKCLDGFEPRDDKGWIARRFSQGCRRKEVLRCTTHGDGFLTIPGMKVPDKFIHIRSRSLDECKEECRSNCSCVAYAYSSMSNMDIDGDATRCLVWMGDLIDMEKFTQGGENLYVRANRLRGTKRKINTLQILLAVMSSLLMLTCIGFIWICAFKGNQGRKNLWRRPTPGDTSPCYELADRKTEFPLLSFIEISAATNNFSEFSILGRGGFGNVYKARMLSTYKWITNGICNPSDSVGLHFQGTLEDGSEIAVKRLSAGSVQGIVEFKNEVVLIAKLQHRNLVKLQGCCIHKDEKLLIYEYLPNGSLDAFIFNDKRKSLLNWPARFKIIKGIARGLLYLHQDSRLMMIHRDLKAANILLDTQMSPKISDFGTARIFGVNEHQEYTDRVVGTFGYMSPEYAMKGIVSVKSDVYSFGVLLLEIVSGLKIGTTGLTERSHNLIDYAWSLWKDGNMLNLVDSSIVEGCSLDEALRCIHIGLLSAQNNPNARPLMSWVVSSLDNEAMDLGLKFRYQKSSEPNQNIRYFANSASTGNHFGLVQSRFHRI; from the exons ATGCCAATGTACTGGCTTCCTGTATATGCCATTCTTTTGTTTCTTTCTTGGCCTGTGCTTCTGTTCGCGTCTGACCACCGCCTTATCCCTGGCAAGCCGCTCTTCCCTGGTAGTGTTCTTATCTCCCAAGATGGAGTGTTCGCGCTAGGTATCTTCTCCACATCATCAAACCATTCCTATATGGGAATATGGTACAACAGCATCCCAGAGTTCACCGTGGTATGGGTCTCCAACCGTGCTGCACCAATCACGGATCTTTCCTCTGCAAATCTTGCCGTGACCATCGGCTCCAACCTAGTCCTGTCTGACAGCAATGGCTGTGTTCTTTGGACAACGCACAGCAGCATCAGCGTCGTCAATTCCTCCATATCAGCAGAAGCCATGCTGGATAACAGCGGGAACTTCATCCTTCGATCATCGGCTGCTGGTAGCTCTGCCGTGCTATGGCAGAGCTTCGACCACCCCACCAACACTCTCCTTCCCGGCATGAATCTTAGGCTCAGCCACAAGATGCACCCACTGCAGCACCTCGTTTCTTGGAAAGGCCAGCAGGATCCATCCCCTGGCGAGTACTCCTACGGTGCAGACCCCGACAACTTCCTGCAGCGCTTCATCTGGCACGGTTCAGCGCCACACTGGCGAAGCCCGGTGTGGACAAACTACCTCCTTCGTGTGAGCTACGACATGGATGGAATCAAGTCTTCCATGTACATGCCATTGCATCATGACGGCGACGAGGTGTACATGTCCTTTGGCAAGCTGACTGGCTCCTTCGGTGTGCTTCTCAGGATGGAGATTGACTACTCAGGCAAGGTAAGTATACTAGCCTGGGAGAGCAACATGTCAGTATGGAAAGCCCTATACACAGAGAATGAAgaacatgattgcagtatttaTGGCTATTGTGGTCCCTATGGTTACTGCAACAATACAGAAGCAGTCCCAGGTACTTGCAAGTGCCTTGACGGTTTCGAGCCGAGAGATGATAAAGGCTGGATCGCCCGAAGGTTCTCACAGGGATGCCGCCGGAAGGAGGTGCTAAGGTGTACAACACATGGAGATGGTTTCTTGACCATTCCGGGCATGAAGGTCCCTGACAAGTTCATCCATATCCGAAGTAGAAGCCTTGACGAGTGCAAGGAGGAATGCAGGAGCAACTGCTCCTGTGTGGCATATGCTTACTCCAGCATGAGCAACATGGATATTGATGGAGATGCCACGAGGTGCCTGGTATGGATGGGAGATTTGATCGACATGGAGAAGTTTACCCAAGGAGGGGAGAACCTCTATGTTCGGGCTAACAGATTAAGAG GTACCAAGAGAAAGATCAACACCCTACAAATTCTATTAGCAGTTATGTCAAGTTTGCTGATGCTCACATGCATTGGGTTTATTTGGATCTGTGCCTTCAAAG GCAATCAAGGAAGAAAGAATTTGTGGAGAAGGCCGACTCCTGGAGATACAAGCCCTTGTTATGAGCTTGCTGATAGGAAAACAGAATTTCCACTTTTGAGCTTCATAGAAATTTCTGCTGCGACGAATAATTTCTCTGAATTCAGCATTCTAGGCCGAGGAGGGTTTGGCAATGTTTATAAGGCAAGAATGCTTTCTACTTATAAGTGGATTACTAATGGAATATGCAATCCGTCTGATTCAGTTGGACTTCATTTTCAGGGAACGTTGGAAGATGGTTCAGAAATTGCTGTGAAGAGGCTCTCTGCAGGTTCTGTCCAAGGGATAGTGGAGTTCAAAAATGAAGTAGTTCTGATTGCCAAATTGCAACAcagaaacttagtcaaacttcaaGGCTGCTGCATTCATAAAGATGAAAAACTTTTGATTTATGAATACCTACCTAACGGAAGTTTGGATGCCTTCATATTCA ATGATAAACGAAAATCACTGCTCAACTGGCCCGCAAGATTTAAAATAATCAAAGGTATTGCCAGAGGCCTACTTTATCTCCACCAAGATTCCAGATTGATGATGATTCATAGAGATCTCAAAGCGGCCAACATACTGTTGGATACTCAGATGAGccccaagatatctgattttggtaCAGCTAGAATCTTTGGTGTCAATGAACATCAAGAATATACCGATCGAGTTGTTGGAACATT TGGCTACATGTCACCTGAATATGCAATGAAAGGCATCGTCTCTGTCAAATCCGATGTCTACAGCTTTGGTGTATTACTTCTGGAGATTGTGAGTGGCTTGAAGATTGGCACCACAGGCCTAACCGAACGCTCGCATAACCTTATAGATTAT GCGTGGAGCTTATGGAAGGATGGTAACATGTTGAATCTAGTCGACTCATCAATTGTTGAGGGTTGTTCTCTTGATGAAGCTCTACGATGCATTCATATCGGACTCCTGTCAGCGCAGAACAACCCAAACGCTCGCCCACTCATGTCTTGGGTGGTATCAAGCCTGGATAATGAGGCCATGGACCTGGGTTTAAAATTTCGATACCAAAAATCTTCAGAACCCAACCAAAATATCCGATACTTTGCAAATTCTGCAAGTACCGGAAATCATTTTGGACTTGTTCAGTCCCGGTTTCATCGAATTTGA